The proteins below are encoded in one region of Pseudomonas entomophila L48:
- a CDS encoding DUF3108 domain-containing protein gives MRRALLLALAVLALPLQAADLKPFAASYTADWKQLPMSGTAERSLVKNANGTWDLNFKASMMIASLTEQSTLKLDNDTLLPQKYHFERGGLGKAKKVDLSFDWSSKKVTGTDRGDAISLPLNRGVLDKSSYQLALQHDVAAGKKSMTYQVVDGDEIDTYDFRVLGSEKVTTKTGQVEAIKVERVRDPSQSKRITELWFAKDWDYLLVQLRQVETDGKEYVIVLQDGTVDGKAVKGN, from the coding sequence ATGCGTCGCGCCCTGCTCTTGGCTCTCGCCGTGCTTGCCCTGCCGCTCCAGGCAGCTGACCTGAAGCCGTTCGCGGCCAGCTACACCGCCGACTGGAAGCAACTGCCCATGAGCGGTACCGCCGAACGCAGCCTGGTCAAGAACGCCAACGGTACATGGGACCTGAACTTCAAGGCCTCCATGATGATTGCCAGCCTGACCGAGCAAAGCACCCTGAAGCTCGACAACGACACTCTGCTGCCACAGAAGTATCACTTCGAGCGTGGTGGCCTGGGCAAGGCGAAGAAAGTCGACCTGAGCTTCGACTGGAGCAGCAAGAAGGTCACTGGCACCGACCGTGGCGACGCGATCAGCCTGCCGCTGAACCGCGGCGTGCTGGACAAGTCGTCGTATCAACTGGCCCTGCAGCACGATGTGGCCGCGGGCAAGAAGAGCATGACCTATCAAGTAGTCGACGGTGATGAGATCGACACCTACGACTTCCGCGTCCTGGGCAGCGAAAAGGTCACCACCAAGACCGGCCAGGTCGAGGCGATCAAGGTCGAGCGCGTGCGCGACCCGAGCCAGAGCAAGCGCATCACCGAGCTGTGGTTCGCCAAGGACTGGGACTACCTGCTGGTGCAACTGCGCCAGGTCGAGACCGATGGCAAGGAGTACGTGATCGTGCTGCAGGATGGCACGGTCGATGGCAAGGCGGTCAAGGGCAACTGA
- the purM gene encoding phosphoribosylformylglycinamidine cyclo-ligase — MSKQPSLSYKDAGVDIDAGEALVERIKGVAKRTARPEVMGGLGGFGALCEIPAGYKQPVLVSGTDGVGTKLRLALNLNKHDSIGQDLVAMCVNDLVVCGAEPLFFLDYYATGKLNVDVAATVVTGIGAGCELAGCSLVGGETAEMPGMYEGEDYDLAGFCVGVVEKADIIDGSKVVTGDALIALPSSGPHSNGYSLIRKILEVSGTDIDNTQLDGKPLADLLMAPTRIYVKPLLQLIKQTGAVKAMAHITGGGLLDNIPRVLPKNAQAVVDVASWQRPVVFDFLQEKGNVDEHEMHRVLNCGVGMVICVAQDQVENALNVLRAEGEQPWVIGRIDVAAEGAAQVELHNLKAH; from the coding sequence ATGAGCAAGCAACCCTCCCTGAGCTACAAGGACGCCGGTGTAGACATCGACGCCGGCGAAGCACTGGTCGAACGCATCAAGGGCGTCGCCAAGCGCACCGCACGCCCTGAAGTCATGGGTGGCCTGGGCGGCTTTGGCGCCCTCTGCGAGATCCCGGCTGGCTACAAGCAGCCGGTGCTGGTCTCCGGCACCGACGGCGTCGGCACCAAACTGCGCCTGGCACTGAACCTGAACAAGCACGACAGCATCGGCCAGGACCTGGTCGCCATGTGCGTCAACGACCTGGTGGTGTGCGGCGCCGAGCCGCTGTTCTTCCTCGACTACTACGCCACCGGCAAGCTCAACGTCGACGTGGCCGCCACCGTGGTCACCGGCATCGGCGCCGGTTGCGAACTGGCCGGCTGCTCGCTGGTCGGCGGTGAAACCGCTGAAATGCCAGGCATGTACGAAGGCGAGGACTACGACCTGGCCGGCTTCTGCGTCGGCGTGGTGGAAAAGGCCGACATCATCGACGGTTCTAAAGTGGTCACCGGCGACGCCCTGATCGCCCTGCCGTCCTCCGGCCCGCACTCCAACGGCTACTCGCTGATCCGCAAGATCCTCGAAGTCTCCGGCACCGACATCGACAACACCCAGCTCGATGGCAAGCCGCTGGCCGACCTACTGATGGCGCCAACCCGCATCTACGTCAAGCCGCTGCTGCAACTGATCAAGCAGACCGGCGCGGTGAAGGCCATGGCCCACATCACCGGTGGCGGCCTGCTGGACAACATCCCGCGCGTGCTGCCGAAAAACGCCCAGGCCGTGGTCGATGTGGCCAGCTGGCAGCGCCCGGTGGTATTCGACTTCCTGCAGGAAAAAGGCAACGTCGACGAGCATGAAATGCACCGCGTGCTGAACTGCGGCGTGGGCATGGTCATCTGCGTGGCCCAGGACCAGGTCGAAAACGCCCTGAACGTACTGCGCGCCGAAGGCGAGCAGCCTTGGGTGATCGGCCGTATCGACGTGGCCGCCGAAGGCGCCGCCCAGGTCGAGCTGCACAACCTCAAGGCACACTGA
- the purN gene encoding phosphoribosylglycinamide formyltransferase, with translation MPGKTCNVVVLLSGSGSNLQALIDSTSASDSPARIRAVISNRADAYGLERAKAAGIDTAVLEHTGFDGREAFDTALMALIDGFAPDLVVLAGFMRILSGGFVRHYQGRLLNIHPSLLPLYKGLHTHQRALEAGDREHGCSVHFVTEELDGGPLVVQAVVPVVAGDTPQTLAQRVHVQEHLIYPLAVRWFAEGRLRLGEQGALLDGQPLAASGHLIRN, from the coding sequence ATGCCGGGCAAGACCTGTAACGTGGTGGTGTTGCTGTCGGGTTCCGGCAGCAACCTGCAGGCGCTGATCGACAGTACCAGCGCCAGTGACAGCCCGGCCCGCATCCGCGCGGTGATCTCCAACCGCGCCGATGCCTACGGCCTCGAACGCGCCAAGGCCGCCGGTATCGACACGGCCGTGCTCGAACACACCGGCTTCGACGGCCGCGAGGCCTTCGACACGGCGCTGATGGCGCTGATCGACGGCTTCGCGCCCGACCTGGTGGTGCTGGCCGGCTTCATGCGCATTCTCAGCGGCGGTTTCGTGCGCCACTATCAAGGCCGCCTGCTCAACATACATCCGTCATTGCTGCCGCTGTACAAAGGCCTGCACACCCACCAGCGCGCGCTGGAGGCTGGCGACCGGGAACATGGCTGCAGCGTGCACTTCGTCACCGAGGAACTCGATGGCGGGCCTCTGGTCGTACAGGCTGTGGTTCCGGTGGTTGCGGGCGACACGCCGCAGACGCTGGCCCAGCGGGTACATGTGCAGGAACACCTGATCTACCCGCTGGCGGTGCGCTGGTTCGCCGAAGGACGCTTGCGTCTGGGCGAACAGGGTGCATTACTGGATGGCCAGCCGCTGGCGGCCAGCGGTCACTTGATTCGAAATTAG